In one window of Carassius carassius chromosome 38, fCarCar2.1, whole genome shotgun sequence DNA:
- the zgc:158270 gene encoding atlastin-2: MAEESGVKHRNRTGQSCTESPHNDGKRGGTRLDPLMCECVSGAELTSDPRLDLSGALQIVLSDEEQHRFFLDDEALERILLQERVKDLHAVVLSVAGAFRKGKSFLLDFLLRYMYSQGSDAWLGGDDEPLTGFTWRGGCERETTGIQAWSHVFVVEKPDGSRVAVLLLDTQGVFDSQSTIRDCATLFALSTMISSVQVYNLSQNVQEDDLQHLQLFTEYGRLAMEEIYLKPFQSLMFLIRDWSYPYEHAFGLEGGNQFLEKRLQVKQNQHEELQNVRKHINSCFSKISCFLLPHPGLKVAINPRFDGRLQDIDEEFKRELVNLVPLLLAPENLLEKEISGSKVTCRDLLQYFRAYMKIYQGEELPHPKSMLQATAEANNLAAVSGAKDLYSRSMEQVCGGDRPYMSPVDLERSHEELKQSCVRQFCGVKKMGGEEFCRRYQEQLEQEIDEAYASFLKHNHGKNIFFAVRTPATLFAVMLVMYVSSMLTGFLGVSSVAVLCNLLMGLALLSLCVWTYVKYSGEFRELGCFIDRLALTLWEQRTPRKVFSKLFEVVRSKVSQTQRPRRSSNNNIKKRN; this comes from the exons ATGGCGGAGGAGAGCGGCGTAAAGCACCGGAATCGCACCGGACAGAGCTGCACAGAGAGCCCACATAACGACGGTAAGCGGGGCGGGACGCGGCTCGATC CGCTGATGTGTGAATGTGTCTCAGGGGCGGAGCTGACCTCTGACCCGCGGCTGGACCTGTCTGGAGCGCTGCAGATCGTCCTCTCTGACGAGGAGCAGCACCGGTTCTTTCTGGACGACGAGGCGCTGGAGAGGATCCTGCtgcaggagcgagtgaaggatcTCCACGCCGTGGTGCTGTCTGTAGCTGGAGCCTTCCGCAAGGGCAAGTCCTTCCTGCTGGACTTCCTGCTCCGATACATGTACAGCCAG gggtcaGACGCGTGGCTAGGGGGGGACGACGAGCCGCTGACCGGCTTCACCTGGAGAGGCGGTTGTGAGCGAGAGACCACCGGCATCCAGGCCTGGAGTCACGTGTTCGTGGTGGAGAAACCAGACGGCAGCAGG gtggCCGTGCTGCTCCTGGACACACAGGGAGTGTTTGACAGTCAGTCCACCATCAGAGACTGTGCCACACTGTTTGCCCTCAGCACCATGATCAGCTCTGTACAG GTCTATAACCTGTCCCAAAACGTTCAAGAAGACGATCTGCAGCATCTTCAG CTCTTCACAGAGTATGGTCGACTGGCCATGGAGGAGATCTACCTCAAACCTTTCCAG TCGCTGATGTTTCTCATTCGAGACTGGAGTTACCCGTACGAACACGCTTTCGGTCTGGAAGGAGGAAATCAGTTCCTGGAGAAGAGGCTGCAG GTCAAACAGAATCAACATGAAGAGCTGCAGAACGTCAGGAAGCACATCAACTCCTGCTTCTCCAAGATCAGCTGCTTCCTGCTGCCTCACCCCGGGCTCAAGGTGGCCATCAACCCACGCTTCGACGGCCGCTTACAAG acATCGATGAGGAGTTCAAGAGGGAGCTGGTGAATCTGGTGCCGCTGCTTCTGGCTCCTGAGAATCTGCTGGAGAAGGAGATCAGCGGCTCTAAAGTCACGTGTCGAGATCTGCTGCAGTATTTCAGA GCCTACATGAAGATCTATCAGGGTGAAGAACTGCCGCATCCCAAGTCCATGTTACAG gCGACGGCTGAAGCTAATAACCTGGCCGCTGTATCTGGAGCTAAAGACTTGTACAGCAGGAGCATGGAGCAG GTGTGCGGTGGAGACAGACCCTACATGTCTCCGGTGGATCTGGAGCGCAGTCACGAGGAGCTGAAGCAGAGCTGCGTGCGTCAGTTCTGCGGTGTGAAGAAGATGGGTGGTGAGGAGTTCTGCCGCCGCTATCAGGAGCAGCTGGAGCAGGAGATCGACGAGGCCTACGCCAGCTTCCTCAAACACAACCACGGAAAAAACATTTTCTTCGCTGTGCGCACGCCGGCCACGCTGTTCGCCGTGATGCTGGTGATGTACGTGTCGTCAATGCTGACGGGTTTCCTGGGCGTGAGCTCTGTGGCGGTGCTGTGTAACCTGCTGATGGGTCTGGCGCTGCTCTCGCTCTGCGTCTGGACCTACGTCAAATACTCGGGAGAGTTCAGAGAGCTGGGCTGCTTCATCGACCGTCTGGCACTAACTCTGTGGGAGCAG AGGACGCCGAGGAAG GTCTTTTCCAAACTGTTCGAGGTCGTGCGGAGCAAAGTGTCACAGACGCAGAGACCGAGACGGTCCTCAAACAACAACATCAAGAAGAGGAACTAG